The genomic interval GCTTTCGATTGTGCTGCCGTTTGTATCTTCGGTGTTCAATCATGCGGCGGCCGTTTTTATTGATCTGCTACTCGGAAGTGTGCATCTTCTGGACTGGATTCCGGGGGGGAACCGGGCGGTGGAGCCGCCTTCGCTTATTGCAGTACTGCTGTGGCTTGGCAGTCAGGTTGCAATCTTTACAGCCTGTACCACCCGACGACAGCGCGAAGTGGCTATCGGTTGTGCTTTGTGTGCCGTGTGTCTTGTTCTGTTCGGTGGATGAATCGGCAGCAGTAGTGGAATTGATGATAGTTTTGTGTCCGAAAATTTATTTACATGTCGATTTGTTACTGTTAACAAATTTTCCCCGTTTCCTGGGGGCATAAATGGAGAGGCTGATGCAACGTTTGATGAAAATTGCCGCTGTTGCGGTGTTTAGTGTGTTGACTGTACAGGGGGCTGAAAAGCCGAATTTCCTGGTTATTCTGGCGGATGATCTCGGGTATATGGATGTCGGATTCACGGGATCGAAGGAGATTTTCACGCCTCGTCTCGACCAGCTTGCTGAAAACGGCATTGTCTGTGAAAACGGATATGTGACGCATCCGTACTGCGGTCCGTCGCGGGCGGGGCTGATGGCCGGGCGTTATCAGGCGCGGTTCGGGCTGGAGATCAACATCACGTATTCTCCGTATGATCTGCACAGCGGATTCCCGCTTTCGGAAAAGACCATTGCGGAACGTCTCAAACCGGCGGGATACCGCACCGGCATTATCGGAAAATGGCATATGGGGGCATCTCATCCGTTTCATCCGAACAATCGTGGATTTGACCATTTCTACGGTTTTCTGTCTGGTGGACACGACTATTTCCCGGATAGCGTGACGACTGCGTTTCCGCTGTTGCTGAAGAACGGAAACCCGCACTACAGTGCCAACGAGGGTTGCTATCTGCCGCTGATGCGCAATGATCAGGCGGGTGAATTTGATGAATATCTGACGACGGCTCTGAGTCGCGATGCGGCGGAGTTTGTTAAACAGGGCGATGAGCCTTTCTTTCTTTATCTGGCCTATAACGCGCCGCATGGACCGCTGCAGGCTCCGAAGGAGACGATTGCAAAATATACCCATATCAAAGATTGGAACCGGCGGGTTTATGCGGCGATGATTGATGAAATGGACCGAGGCATCGGTATGGTGGTGGATGCGTTAAAGGAAAGCGGAAAATTTGACAATACCGTGATTTTCTTTCTTTCCGACAACGGCGGTGTAACGCCGAAGCCGGGGCATGAAAATGAAAACTGGGCGAACAACGGGCGGTTTAAAAAGGGCAAGGGGAGTATGCATGAGGGCGGAAGCCATGTGCCGTACATTGTTCACTGGCCGGCCGGTATTCCAAAGCCGGGGAAATTTGATGGCTTGGTTTCTTCTCTCGATATTGCTGCAACGGCTGTGGCTCTGGGCGGCGGTGATGCATCGGAACCGAAACTCGAAGGGGTGAATCTGGCGCCATATCTTTCGGGCAGAAAAAAAGGGTCTCCGCACGATGCGCTATTCTGGCGGGTGAGAGACGGCATGGCCTGGTGTGTACGCACGCCGACCGGGAAATATCTCAAGGAAAACTGGGGCGGGGAAATGGTGGCACTCTACGATATGGAAAATGATCCGTATGAGACCACGAACCTGCTGGGCAAAGCGCCGGAAAAGCAGGCAGAACTTGCGAGACTGTGGAACGAGTGGAACGCCGGCAATACAGCTAATGTTTTTCTGCAGGCGGGAGAGTACCAGAAAAAACGGCTGCAGATGTATGAAGAGCTGTATCAATCGCAGCTGGAAAAAGCGAAGAAAACGAAACCGGTGGTGATCCAGTGATTGGATCGGCCGGGATAACCCCGAAATGCACGAAAAGGGATGTGTTTCGTGTATTCAGTGGTCTGTGTATGCTCAGTTCGGTTGTTCTGGCGGATCCGCCGGAAGGAAAGGAGTGGGTGGTGTTTGAGCCGATGACCGATGAGTTTGATGGGGATTCGCTCAATCCGGAAAAGTGGTATGATCACAATCCCACGTGGAGCGGCCGCCCGCCGACATTGTTTCATCCGGATTGCGTAGCTGTTTCGAACGGAATGCTGCGGATCAGTGCCTTTGATTCCAAGGCATCGGCCCGGCGTAAGCTTCCTTCCGGATTCACCCATATTTCCGGGTTTGTCCGGAGTAAAGATCGCTGCCGGTTCGGTTATTTCGAAATGAGGGCCAAACTGATGCCGTCAACCCAGGTCAGCTGTTTCTGGCTGACACACGCGGGGCGCGAGGAGTGGTCTGAAATCGATATTGTTGAGGTAGCGGCCGGAACGGAGAAGTATGGATCTTTGCTGCAGCCGAATGTCCATTATTTTCGGGGGCCTCACTATCAGGGGACGCTGGAACACCATCTGAAGGATCCGAGTTATCATGATCTCGGTGTTCCGCTGAAGGATGATTTTCATGTTTATGCCTGTGAGTGGTCGCCGACGTTTATCCGGTGGTATTTTGATGGGAAACTGGTGCGTGAACGGCACAACGATATGTATTTTCAGCCGTTGGAAATGAATCTGAATGTTGAGGCCAATGAGTGGTTTGGCGGATTGCCGGACGATGCCACGCTGCCGGCTGTGTATGAAATTGATTATGTCCGGTCGTGGCGTCAGAAAGAGTATTAATCAGTAGGGAGGACGAGAGCCCGTGCGGCTCCTGATGTATATCGTTCTCCGGATCTATGGAGACTGAAAAATGAAAAAAATAGCAGCAATGTTTGTTCTGTTGGTATTGGCGGTTTCGGCAGGAGCGGAAAAGCGCCGGCCGAATATTCTGTTCATTATTACCGATGATCAGTTTAAGGAACAGTTCGGATTCCTGGGCGGGAAGGCACTGACCCCTCATATTGATCGTCTGGCCCGGGAGGGGATGTATTTCGAAAACGGGTTTGTTTCATCCAGTGTCTGTTCGCCCAGCCGCTACACCTGCATGAGCGGCCAGTTTGCGAGTCGCTGTCCGCAACCGTATTTTAAAGAGGGAACGACTGAAGATGGTGTAACGCGCATTCTCTGGAATCTGGGTTTTGTGGACAACCAGCCGAATGTCCCGCGTGTGCTGCAGCAGGCCGGCTATAAAACCGGTTTTACCGGAAAATGGCATCTGAACGGAACGATGCACCTGATCAATAATGATATTCCGAAGGGGGCTGACCCGTATGATCCCGAAATTAAAAAGATCATGCATTCCAATCAGGAGATTCTCTGTAAGGAGATCAAACGTTTCGGTTTTGATTTCACCCAGGCCGTTTACGGCGGTAATCCGAATGATGATAAGACGCTGGTTGCAACCGGCTGTAACGTGCACAACCAGGAATGGAATACCAAAGCCGCCATTGATTTTATCGAGCAGAATAAGGATGAACCGTGGTATCTTTATTTTGCTCCGACGCTGATGCATGTGCCGGATACTTTTGCTTCGCTGACCGGTGACCCGCGTAAAAGCGGTATGGGCATTCTGGATGAACCGATTACGGGTGTTCAGCCTTCCCGCGAATCGGTGCTGGAGCGTACTAAAGCAGCCGGTATTCCGGATCGTAACCGTGCGGCGACCTGGCTCGATGACGGCATAGGAGCCATTCAGGATAAACTCGAAGAGCTGGGGCTGACAGAAGACACACTGATTATTTATTTCAATGATAACGGCATGGAATATCATTCCAAAGGCACCTGCTATCAGGGTGGTGTCCGTACGCAGATTATGGCCTATTGGCCGGGTGTTATCGAGCCGGGCTCGCGTCCGCAGGAACTGGTGCAGAATGTGGATTTTGCTCCGACCTTTTTTGAAATGGCCGGAATTGAACCGCCGGAAGATATGATTCTCGACGGAGAAAGTCTGCTGCCGATCCTGAAGGGGGAATCGCCTGAAAACTGGCGTGAAGCGGTTTACAGCGAAATCGGATTGACCCGTTCGGTGAGCACGAAAGAGTGGAGCTATGTTGCTTTTTATGTTCCGCCGAGCCTGCAGCGCACGAAAGAAGAGCGTGTGAAGGAGGCCCGGGAATATTATTACGGTCCCATGCTCAAAGAGCATCCGTGGATGGCGGACGAATATCCGTTCCTGGAAGATGCGCCGTATTTTCAGCTGGGCATGAAGCCGGGCGGCTTTGCTTTTGAGCGCTGGCAGTTGAAAGATCCGGAAAATACGCCGTGGGCCTCGAGTTATTTTGATCAGGATCAGCTGTTTAATATTCGGCAGGATCCGACCGAGACCAAAAATCTTGCAACGAATCCGGAATATAAGGCGCAGCTGGAAAAAATGCAGAAACTGCTGGTGGAATATCTGGAGGATGTGCCGGGCACCTATCCGGGGCTGAAGGATTAAACCGGCTGCAGGCGGCATATAAAATGACAGAACTCCGGGAGCTCCAGAGCAGCGTTCTCCGGAGTTAAATATTGGAGAAATGATGAAAAAACGATGTTTATTGCCGGTTGTAATGGCCTGTGTGGCGGTATCCGGTTTGGCTGCAAAGAAGCCGAATGTAATTGTGTTTTATACGGATGATCAGAAAATGGATTCATTCGGGTTTATCCGCGGGAAGGCACATACACCGAATATTGACCGGCTGGCGGAAACCGGGGCCTATTTTGCCAATGCCTATGCATCGAGTTCCGTTTGTTCTCCAAGTCGTTATTCCGTGCTGACCGGGCAGTATGCCAGCCGGTGCAGCAGCGAAGTGTTTCGTCGGAGCACCAGCGCGGAAGGGGTTACGAAAGTCCTGTGGAACATGTCGATCGGCGATGACCAATGGACGTTTGCGAAAGTGATGCAGCAAGCCGGCTATAAAACCGGCATGGTAGGTAAATGGCATGTGGGCCATAGTAATAAACATGGGGCCCGGAAGCAGGTGCCGAACAGCGATCCATCCGATCCGGAAACCATTGCGGCGCTGAAGCATAACCAGAAAGTGGTCTGTGCCGGCATTCGGGATAAAGGTTTCGACTACGCGGGCGGGGTTTATGCCGGAAATTCGAATGATGATAAACAATTGATCAAAACGGGTTGCAATGTGCATGCGGTGGAGTGGCAGACGAAGCATGCGCTGGAATTTATTGAGCAGAATAAGGATGAGCCGTTTGTGCTCTATTATGCATCGACGCTGATGCACAGTCCGCATCCGCATGAGTCGCTGAAAGCTGATCCGCGTTTAAGCCCCGAAGGTCTGTTGCCGGAGCCGATTACCGGAATTATGCCCTCGCGCGAAGATGTAATCAGACGCGCTGAAGCGGCGGGGGTTACTGATCCGAAACTGCAGGCGGCGACGTGGCTGGATGATGTGGTTGGAACGGTATGGAACAAACTGGAAGAGCTGGATCTGGCGGATAATACGATGATCATCTATTTCAATGATAACGGCACCGATGACAGTGGAAAGGGTTCGTGTTATCAGGGAGGGGCACATGTTCCCATGATTGTGAATTATCCGGGGGTAGTGAAGCCGGGCACGTATGAACACCTGGCCTCGAACATTGATATTGCTCCGACGATTTTCGAAGCCTGCGGGGTGAAAGCTCCGGCCGATATGGTGCTGGACGGAATGAGTGTGCTGCCGGTGGCGAAGGGGGAAAAAACGGCGTGGCGGGATGCGCTTTATCTGGAAATCGGTCTGACGCGGGCGGTTGTGAGCGGGGATTATAAATATATCGCATTCCGTATTCCGGAGAGCTATCTCGAAAAACCGCTGGAAGAGCGGCTGGCGGAGCATAAAGCAACCTTGGCGAAGATCAATCAGCAGCACCCCTGGACGGTTGGCAATAAAATGTGGCAGCTCGATCCGGAGGCGAAATATCTCCAGATGGGTATGGCGCCGGGGGCGACTTTATGGAGAAACTTCAGGTTTCCGGCTGGCCGCCCGCACCGTTTGTGAAGAACTACTATGATCCGGATCAGTTGTATGACTTGAAACGCGATCCGCGTGAGACGACCAACCTGGCCGGTAATCCGGAATATCAGGCCAAGCTTGAGCAGATGAAGAAGAAGCTTAAAAAAATGCTGCAGAATGTGCCGGGTACGTTTGCTGATCTGAAACCGGAAGAATAAGGAGAAAATAATGAAATTGCTGATGTTGTCTGCCGTTACGTGTCTTGCTGCCGGAGCCGGAGCGATGGCTTCCCGTGAACCAGCACCACCGCCGCCTCCGGTTGAAGCTCCGGAAGGGTATAAGTGGGTGCTGAATGAAGCGTATAGCGATGAATTTAATGGAAGAAAGCTGGATGATGATAAGTGGCATGATCACTACCCGGGCTGGAAAGGGCGTGTGCCGGGGCTGTTTGTTCCGGAGACGGTTCGGGTGGATGATGGGTTCCTTCAGATTAAAATCGGACTGCTTGATCCGCCCCGCGGAGATGATGGAGAATGGTGGATTGCCTGCGGCGCAATTCAGTCGAAAGGACAGGAGGCAAGCTATGGTTATTATGAAACCCGCATGAAAGCTTCCGGCCTGCGCACGTCATCCACCTTCTGGCTGATGAATCCGCGGGAGAGTGCGGAAAAGGCGGGCAAGCGGACGGAGCTTGATATTCAGGAATGTATCGGCGATGCACAGCGTTGGCCGGATTTTAAACATCAGTTCCGCTCCAATACGCATGTTACCTTCCTGAATGAGGAAAAGGTTGATGGGGAATATCCAGTGGTGAAGAAGGGGGCTTCATACGATATCGGCAGTAATGTGGATGAGGACTTCCATACCTACGGCTGCTGGTGGGTGGATGCAAAAACCATGCATTTTTATCTCGATGGGGAGCATGTGCAGACCATCGAAGTTTCAACGGAAAAGGATCCGGCGCCGTTTGATCAGAAAATGTTTATAAATCTGGTTTGCGAGATTTATGACTGGGAGGTGCTTCCGGAAAAGGAACAGATTCTGGATGATTCAAGAAACACCACCTATTACGACTATGTCCGGGCTTATACTTTGGTAAAGGATGATGCGGAGTGAGAGCTGAAGTTGCGGCAGCGGCGATGTGTGCCGCCGGATGGGCGGCGCAGGGTGCAGTGAGTCGGAATTTTTCGGCGGACTGGCGGTTTTTTCCGGGTGATGCTCCGGAGGCAATGGCGGCCGTGTTTGATGATTCGGCATGGCGCAGACTTGATGTTCCGCATGACTGGAGTGTGGAGCATGCTTTCAGCACCAATGAGACCGGCGGCTGTACGGCATTCCTGCCGGGCGGTATTGGCTGGTACCGCAAAAGCTTTGAAATTCCGGAATCGGGAAAGGGGAGGATTTACCGGATCGATTTTGACGGGGTTTACAATAATTCCGAGGTCTGGGTTAACGGACATTATCTGGGAAAGCGGCCGTACGGGTATATTCCGTTCAGCTATGAGCTGACTGAATATTTAAACTATGGCGGGAAAAATGTGGTGGCCGTACGGGTGGATCGCTCTGCCTACCTGGACTGCCGGTGGTATCCGGGATCCGGGATTTACCGCGATGTGAAACTGGTTTCGCATGAGCCGGTGCATATTGAGCAGTACGGGTTGTTTGTAACGACGCGGGGCAACCAGGTGTATGTTGAGGTTGCACTGAAAAACCGGAGCACTGAAGCAGTGCCGGTTCTGGTGAAGGCGGATCTGCAGAATGCGGAAGGGAAATCCGTCGGTTTCCGGACGTTGAATCAGGATCTGGCGGCCGGAGCTTCGGCCGTCGGAACGCTGGAGTTTACCGTTGAACATCCTGAACGGTGGGATACGGACAATCCGTATCTTTACCGGGCAGAGGTTGAGTTGGTTGCGGAGAATCGGGTGCTGGATTCAGCAACGACGAGTTTCGGCATACGCGATATTCATAACGATCCGGACAAGGGCTTTTTTCTGAATGGAGAACATACGCTGATTAAAGGGGTATGTCTGCATCACGATGGAGGAGCCGTGGGAGCGGCGGTTCCGGATGCTGTTTGGGAACGTCGTCTGCGTTATCTGAAGGAGGCGGGCTGTAATGCCATTCGGACGGCCCATAATCCGCCGTCGGAAGCTTTTCTGAATCTGTGCGATCGTATGGGCTTTCTGGTGCAGGATGAGGCGTTCGATGAATGGTTTAATCCAAAAGACAAGCGCCATAATTTCAATGCGAAAGATGTGGATGATTTAACCCGGGGGTATTCGGAGGTTTTCGGAGAATGGGCCGAGCAGGATATCAAAGCCATGGTGCGGCGAGATCGGAATCATCCGTCAATTATTCAGTGGAGTATCGGCAACGAGATTGAGTGGACTTATGCGGGATATGCCGATGCAACAGGCTATTGGGATAAGGAGAATGATGTAAGTTACTACTGGGATCTCCCTCCGTATTCGGCTGAGGAAATCCGGGAGCGCTTTTCCGTTTCGCAGAAACGTCAGGGGCAGCACATTCTGGCGGAGCAGGCGGCCGATCTGTCGCGCTGGATTAAGGCGCTTGATACCAGCCGTCCGGTAACGGCGAATATGGTGATGCCTTCAGTCAGTCATTTTTCGGGATATGCCGATGCGCTGGATATTGTAGGCTACAGTTACCGTACGGTACTTAATGAGTGGGGACATAAACACTATCCGGAAAAAATGATCTGCGGCACCGAAAACTGGGTGCAGTGGGAAGAATGGAAAAGTGTGCTGGAAAATGAGCATATTGCCGGGGTCTTTCTCTGGACGGGAATCGACTATCTCGGCGAATCAAAAGCCTGGCCGAAGCGTTCGACGGCCAGTGGAATGCTGAACACCGCCGGATTCCGCAAACCGCGTTACTGGTTCTTTAAGACCTTCTGGAAAGAGGATGAGCCGATGGTTTATATGGCCGCTCAGCCGCAGGCTGCTTCCAACTATCTGCTGAAGGATGGTGAGGTTGTTGAGAATCCGGAAAATCCGCGCGATAAAAAATGGTGGTGGCCGGAGGTTTCCAACCATTGGAATTTTGAAGCCGGTGAATGGGTTTATATTGAGCTCTATTCCAACTGCGAGGAAAACGAGCTGTTTCTGAACGGTAAATCGCTGGGCGTCCGGAAACTGGCGGATCATGAAGACCGTCTGCTGAAATGGATTGTTCCGTTTGAAGAAGGATCGTTGAAAGCGGTTGGTCGAAACGGAGGACAGGTTGCCGCGATTCAGACGTTGCATACGGCTGCCAAAGCGGCTGAAGTTCGACTGAAGCTGGATAAGGAAAGTTTGCGCGCCGATGGTCGGGATGTGGTGCATTGTGTGGCTGAAATCGTTGATGAAAAAGGACGGCCGGTTCGGCATCTGGCGCATCGGGTCAGATTTTCCGTGGAGGGCGATGCCCGCAATATCGGCGTCGACAATGGAAACTCTTCAAGCGTTCAGCCTTTTCAGTCCGACAGCTGTGAAACCGATCAGGGCAGAGTCCTGATGATTCTTCAGGCGGGAAAAACAAAAGGCGATGTGGTGGTTGAAGCTTCTGTTGAAGGACTAAAGGGAGCAACGGTTCATATTCAACAGCAATAGGGCCTAAAACGTCCGGTTCATTAGAAACTCGGCAATGCTTTTCAGGGCGCTGGTGTCGCGGTCTAGCTCCATCAGTGCCGCAATGGCATCGAAGGTCAGTGAGCGGACTTTGGCCTGAGCGGTGTCCATGCCGTGTACGGCGGGATAGGTCATTTTATGCTGTTCAGCATCGGAGCCGGCCGGTTTCCCGAGGATTTCATCGGTGGAGATTTCATCGAGAATGTCATCGGCAATCTGGAAGGCCAGGCCGATTTTCCGCCCGAAACGGCTGAGCTGTTCAAGTTCTTTTTCGGTTGCGTCGGCGGCAATGGCGCCCATACGGACGGAGGCCTGAATGAGAATGGCGGTTTTGTTCAGATGAATAAATTCGACAAGATCAGCATTCGGGGTTTTGCCTTCTGCGGCGAGATCCTCCACCTGTCCGGCAATTACGCCGCGTGAGCCGGCGGCACGGGCGAGTTCAAGGCCGAGCCGGGAATTGCCGTGTTCTGCGAGGAGTTCAAAGGCCATAATCATGAGGGCGTCGCCGGCCAGTACCGCGTTGGCTTCGCCGAACTGAATATGGCAGGTGGGTTTTCCACGACGCAGATTATCGTCGTCCATACAGGGAAGGTCGTCGTGAATCAGCGTGGAGCAATGGTAGAGTTCCACGGAGACTGCCGCTTTTATTATCTCCTCGGTTGTTTTCCCCAGCGCTTCCGCTGCAGCGATGACAAGGATCGGCCGGATGCGTTTTCCGCCGTTGAGTACGCTGTAGCGCATGGCCTGGTGCAGAAGGGTTGGACGAACGTCTGCCGGGGGGAGTAATTGATCGATGGTGCGGTCGACCAGAGCCTGTTTCTCTTTAAGGTAATTGGTAATCATGGGGGCTGTGTATAGGGAAATTTTCAGAGGTTGGAAACTTTCAATCTCCGGAAAACTATTCCGGTGCAAAAGCGCTGAGCAGGGTTCCCCAGCTGTCGGCCCCGCCGTCAACATCGTTACGCAGGGTGTCTGAGAGACCGAAAAAGGTGACGGCGGCGGTTTGCGTCAGCGGGTCGCGCCAGACATGCACCACCGCCTGACGGGAGGCGCGGATCTCGTCGTCTTTCAGTCCGTTCCCATTCATATCGGTTCCGGACTGGGCCAGCAGCAGTATGGTGTAGGAGGTGTCGCGCCAGCCGAAGAGGCGATAAGTATTGGCCACGACGGAATCTTTCTGTGCATCGGTCAGCAGGCCCCAGTCCGGAAGGTTGTCGGCGAGTGCATAACCGGCATGTGAGCGGGTTTCCCATTTTCGGCCGGTTTCCCGGGCCAGATTGGCTCCGAGAATTTCCGCCTGTGCGGCTGTGATTTCTGTAGCATCGTCGATAGGGGCCTGCCAGAAGGCAGTGGCCAGAACGTTGGAATGAGGGGAGTTTATATTAATGCAGCCGGGGCGAACGGGCGTGTTGGTCAGATCCTCCGGAGTGTGAAAATAATCCAGCACGGGATCGGGGGGCTCGCCGGCGGCGTAAAGGCGGACGGTATCCCACGGTTTTCCGGTTGAGAGATGACCGAATTCTGCGGCGTTGGTCATGGGTTGGTTGGCGACATAAAACTGAATGGTGCTCTTGTCGGTCAGATCGCTTTCTTCGCCCCAGTCATCAATATCATTGACCGCGTTGGGGGTAGCATCCATTTCCAGCCAGTGAGCCGGAAAATCATGGTTGATTCGCGGATCACGGCAGCTGTATGCAACGCCGGAATCTGAACTCTCTGCCGATGCAGGGAGCTCCAGTTCGATATTTTCGACGCGGTCCACGGGTTCATCGGTATTGATTTCAACGGTTTCATTAAGGAAATAGAGTGCGGTTGGATCGGTGTCTTCGTTTTCACCGAAGGCAATCCCGAGTTTCAGGGTTGTGTCGTAATCGAATGCAAAGAGATATTCCGTGAAGGCACCATCGGTACTTGAAGATACCTCGGTTAAAGGAAAAATCACCGCTTTGGACATGTTGGTGTAAGCGACGACGAACGTGGTGTAGAGCGATTGTCCGGTAAAATCCTCTCCATCGAGAAGTTCGATGCTGCCCGCTTGCGAATCGGTGGATGAGGTTTCGGTGATGTCCGCTGCGGTAATATCCAGGAATATCTCCTCCGGCGGATCCGGCTCAAACGGATACCAGGTTTCAACGTACAGTTCGCCGGAAATTTCGTAATGAACATTGGTCGGATCGATGACATTGTGCTCGAATACCACATTATCAAGCCGGATCTCATTGATCATGGGAACGGCTTCGGGACTTGAACCGTGTAGATCGCGTGGAATACGGTCGGCATCTATATAGTCGAAATAGTTGTCTGCCAGCTGTTCCGCTTCTTTGTCCGAAAAACCGCACTGTTCCGTTAATACTTCTTCCAGTGTGTCGGCATCTGTATCTTCCGTCAGCAGCAGTGTGTTCATGCGGTTTGAAGGGTATAGTGAGTATGTGTTGAACGATGCGATATCGCCGCCGATGACTCCGCCGCGTGCGGATGTGTTGAGGGTGAGGATATCGCGCAGGGATTCAAAACGTTTCCAGGCGGTATCGCGGTTATGGATAAATGCGGTGCCGGTATCCGGTGCCGGGGTTTTGTTTCCATCGGCATCAATCAGCTGGGCAGAGACATTGAGTTCGTTCAGCAGTTCAGGAGAGAGCATGAGTTCTGCGGGTGAACGTCCGTCACGGCGCTGCGTTTTTACATTGCCGATGCTGTTGGCATCCAGCAGACCGGAGGTGTTCACGACCACATAGGCTATGCGTCCGATCTCGGTGCCGTCTACAGAAACCGGAATCCATTCCGCCGTGGACCGTGCATTTTCATATGCGGTTCTGATCGGGGGATTGCCCAGCGGAAGGTAGTCCTCTTCGGTGGAAAGGTTCACGCTGCCGGAAATGAAGAAACCGGTGCCGTTGCCGGAGCCGAAGGCTAAACGGTGGGGATAGTTGGTGCCGAAGGTAGCGTCGATATTTTCCATGGCATCCGCAAGCGCGGTGTGGAGCAGCTGAGTGGTGCGTGCGTTTTCCAGATAGTGCCGGCCGGCGAGCCGGTCGGTCCGGCTGCGAGCGGCAAAGGCCAGGATCATGACGGTGAGCAGCGCAAGAAAACCCAGGGCGATGATCAGGGCGGTACCCTCTTTGGTTGGCGGTCGACGGTTCATTCAAACTCCAGCAGGGATGTTCCAAGGTTCGGAATATGAATTCTGCGGGTATAGACCCGTTCGTGGATGGCGAGAAAATATTCCGCTTCGTCGTCGCCGCGTGTTTTATAAATACGCATAGCCTGCCGCATGTCATTGGCGGAACACAGTCCGATGATGATGTCAACGAAGCGCGGCGGAGCGGAGTTGGATTGATTGCCGTTAATGCGGAAATTCATAAAGGTGAGCACCGCCTGTGCGGTGAGGCCGTCGGCATCTTCGAGTTCCTCGGTATATTCCCGGTCCGATTGAAAGTCGGGTTTTGTGCCGTCGTAGTAGTCAGATTGCCGGATCAGGTTTTTGCGTGCCGCCTGCGTGCCGACCTGCGAATTGGCGATATATTCAAAAACAACGCGTCGGTTAAGAGCGGAAACCAGATCAAGACTTTGCCTGGAGCGGATCTGAACGGGGGCG from Verrucomicrobia bacterium S94 carries:
- a CDS encoding glycosyl hydrolase family protein, which gives rise to MKLLMLSAVTCLAAGAGAMASREPAPPPPPVEAPEGYKWVLNEAYSDEFNGRKLDDDKWHDHYPGWKGRVPGLFVPETVRVDDGFLQIKIGLLDPPRGDDGEWWIACGAIQSKGQEASYGYYETRMKASGLRTSSTFWLMNPRESAEKAGKRTELDIQECIGDAQRWPDFKHQFRSNTHVTFLNEEKVDGEYPVVKKGASYDIGSNVDEDFHTYGCWWVDAKTMHFYLDGEHVQTIEVSTEKDPAPFDQKMFINLVCEIYDWEVLPEKEQILDDSRNTTYYDYVRAYTLVKDDAE
- a CDS encoding sulfatase, giving the protein MERLMQRLMKIAAVAVFSVLTVQGAEKPNFLVILADDLGYMDVGFTGSKEIFTPRLDQLAENGIVCENGYVTHPYCGPSRAGLMAGRYQARFGLEINITYSPYDLHSGFPLSEKTIAERLKPAGYRTGIIGKWHMGASHPFHPNNRGFDHFYGFLSGGHDYFPDSVTTAFPLLLKNGNPHYSANEGCYLPLMRNDQAGEFDEYLTTALSRDAAEFVKQGDEPFFLYLAYNAPHGPLQAPKETIAKYTHIKDWNRRVYAAMIDEMDRGIGMVVDALKESGKFDNTVIFFLSDNGGVTPKPGHENENWANNGRFKKGKGSMHEGGSHVPYIVHWPAGIPKPGKFDGLVSSLDIAATAVALGGGDASEPKLEGVNLAPYLSGRKKGSPHDALFWRVRDGMAWCVRTPTGKYLKENWGGEMVALYDMENDPYETTNLLGKAPEKQAELARLWNEWNAGNTANVFLQAGEYQKKRLQMYEELYQSQLEKAKKTKPVVIQ
- a CDS encoding DUF4976 domain-containing protein is translated as MEKLQVSGWPPAPFVKNYYDPDQLYDLKRDPRETTNLAGNPEYQAKLEQMKKKLKKMLQNVPGTFADLKPEE
- a CDS encoding sulfatase yields the protein MKKIAAMFVLLVLAVSAGAEKRRPNILFIITDDQFKEQFGFLGGKALTPHIDRLAREGMYFENGFVSSSVCSPSRYTCMSGQFASRCPQPYFKEGTTEDGVTRILWNLGFVDNQPNVPRVLQQAGYKTGFTGKWHLNGTMHLINNDIPKGADPYDPEIKKIMHSNQEILCKEIKRFGFDFTQAVYGGNPNDDKTLVATGCNVHNQEWNTKAAIDFIEQNKDEPWYLYFAPTLMHVPDTFASLTGDPRKSGMGILDEPITGVQPSRESVLERTKAAGIPDRNRAATWLDDGIGAIQDKLEELGLTEDTLIIYFNDNGMEYHSKGTCYQGGVRTQIMAYWPGVIEPGSRPQELVQNVDFAPTFFEMAGIEPPEDMILDGESLLPILKGESPENWREAVYSEIGLTRSVSTKEWSYVAFYVPPSLQRTKEERVKEAREYYYGPMLKEHPWMADEYPFLEDAPYFQLGMKPGGFAFERWQLKDPENTPWASSYFDQDQLFNIRQDPTETKNLATNPEYKAQLEKMQKLLVEYLEDVPGTYPGLKD
- a CDS encoding sulfatase, whose product is MMKKRCLLPVVMACVAVSGLAAKKPNVIVFYTDDQKMDSFGFIRGKAHTPNIDRLAETGAYFANAYASSSVCSPSRYSVLTGQYASRCSSEVFRRSTSAEGVTKVLWNMSIGDDQWTFAKVMQQAGYKTGMVGKWHVGHSNKHGARKQVPNSDPSDPETIAALKHNQKVVCAGIRDKGFDYAGGVYAGNSNDDKQLIKTGCNVHAVEWQTKHALEFIEQNKDEPFVLYYASTLMHSPHPHESLKADPRLSPEGLLPEPITGIMPSREDVIRRAEAAGVTDPKLQAATWLDDVVGTVWNKLEELDLADNTMIIYFNDNGTDDSGKGSCYQGGAHVPMIVNYPGVVKPGTYEHLASNIDIAPTIFEACGVKAPADMVLDGMSVLPVAKGEKTAWRDALYLEIGLTRAVVSGDYKYIAFRIPESYLEKPLEERLAEHKATLAKINQQHPWTVGNKMWQLDPEAKYLQMGMAPGATLWRNFRFPAGRPHRL
- a CDS encoding glycosyl hydrolase family protein, translated to MLSSVVLADPPEGKEWVVFEPMTDEFDGDSLNPEKWYDHNPTWSGRPPTLFHPDCVAVSNGMLRISAFDSKASARRKLPSGFTHISGFVRSKDRCRFGYFEMRAKLMPSTQVSCFWLTHAGREEWSEIDIVEVAAGTEKYGSLLQPNVHYFRGPHYQGTLEHHLKDPSYHDLGVPLKDDFHVYACEWSPTFIRWYFDGKLVRERHNDMYFQPLEMNLNVEANEWFGGLPDDATLPAVYEIDYVRSWRQKEY